A stretch of Kyrpidia spormannii DNA encodes these proteins:
- the dxs gene encoding 1-deoxy-D-xylulose-5-phosphate synthase, producing MLLDRVNGPADLKAMSLAELRQLAAEIRRFLIEQLSVTGGHFGPNLGVVELTLALHRVFDSPRDKIIWDVGHQAYVHKIITGRKERFPTLRQFGGLAGFPKRSESPHDAFGTGHASTSISAALGMAVARDLKGESHHVVAVIGDGAMTGGMALEALNHAGHLRKRLIVVLNDNEMSIAENVGAMANYLAKLRTDRTYAKMKNEVEHLLKRIPSIGGKVARTLERAKDSVKYFWVPGMLFEELGFTYFGPVDGHDLAALTTMLDRVKECPDPVLLHVVTQKGKGYGRAERAPDKLHSVTPFNPETGKAEKSSSSLAPSYTDVFGNAIVELAEQDPRIVAITAAMPGGTGLTKFAQRFPDRFFDVGIAEQHAATLSAGLAASGMRPVFAVYSTFLQRAYDQVIHDICIQNLPVVFAVDRAGLVGADGETHQGAFDVAYLRTVPNMTIMMPKDENELRQMLYTALQLPGPVAVRYPRGAARGVPLDKEWHTIPIGSWEVIRQGLSPVAVVAMGPMVALAEEAADRLAEEGVDPMIINARFVKPLDGDFLLRLAGEGWALVTVEETALAGGLGSAVLEWLAGHGLHGVPVRCLGLPDQFIPHGGRGELLRAVGLTAERVADAVKDVLRAGRVPRAAVHTLEGSDLRLGQGRR from the coding sequence GTGTTGTTGGACCGTGTCAACGGCCCGGCCGATCTCAAGGCGATGTCTCTGGCGGAACTCCGGCAGTTGGCGGCGGAGATACGCCGGTTTCTGATTGAACAACTCTCGGTGACCGGGGGGCACTTCGGCCCGAATCTCGGCGTGGTGGAGCTGACCCTCGCGTTGCACCGGGTTTTTGACAGCCCCCGGGACAAGATCATCTGGGACGTCGGGCACCAAGCGTACGTGCACAAGATTATCACCGGACGAAAAGAACGTTTTCCCACCCTGCGCCAATTCGGTGGTTTGGCGGGCTTCCCGAAGCGCTCGGAAAGCCCCCACGACGCCTTTGGCACGGGTCACGCCTCGACGTCCATTTCCGCGGCCCTCGGGATGGCGGTGGCCAGGGATCTCAAGGGCGAGTCCCATCATGTGGTGGCTGTGATCGGCGACGGGGCCATGACCGGCGGCATGGCTTTGGAGGCGCTGAACCATGCCGGCCACCTCCGGAAGCGCCTCATCGTCGTACTCAACGACAACGAGATGTCCATCGCGGAAAACGTTGGGGCGATGGCGAACTATTTGGCCAAACTGCGCACGGACCGGACTTATGCCAAGATGAAAAATGAAGTGGAGCATCTGCTGAAGCGCATCCCTTCCATCGGCGGCAAGGTGGCCCGGACGTTGGAGCGGGCGAAGGACAGTGTGAAATATTTTTGGGTGCCCGGGATGCTGTTTGAAGAGCTGGGCTTCACGTACTTTGGTCCGGTGGATGGCCACGATCTCGCAGCTCTCACCACCATGTTGGATCGGGTCAAAGAATGCCCGGACCCCGTATTGCTGCACGTGGTTACTCAAAAGGGCAAGGGGTATGGTCGGGCTGAGCGGGCGCCGGACAAACTCCACAGCGTCACTCCGTTTAACCCCGAAACGGGCAAGGCGGAAAAAAGCTCTTCTTCTTTAGCACCCAGTTATACGGATGTCTTCGGCAATGCCATTGTTGAATTGGCGGAACAAGATCCCCGCATCGTGGCCATTACCGCGGCCATGCCAGGGGGGACGGGTTTAACGAAGTTTGCCCAGCGTTTCCCGGACCGCTTTTTTGATGTCGGCATTGCGGAGCAGCATGCGGCGACGTTGTCCGCGGGATTGGCTGCCTCGGGGATGCGGCCTGTATTTGCGGTGTATTCCACCTTTTTGCAGCGGGCCTACGACCAGGTGATTCACGATATTTGCATTCAAAATCTCCCGGTGGTCTTTGCGGTGGATCGGGCGGGATTGGTCGGAGCGGACGGCGAGACCCACCAGGGTGCATTCGACGTGGCCTACCTCCGGACGGTGCCGAACATGACGATCATGATGCCCAAAGATGAGAATGAGCTGCGCCAGATGCTGTATACGGCCCTCCAACTTCCAGGACCGGTGGCGGTGCGGTATCCCCGGGGTGCAGCCCGGGGTGTCCCTCTGGATAAAGAGTGGCACACCATTCCTATCGGTTCCTGGGAAGTGATTCGCCAAGGGCTTTCCCCGGTGGCGGTGGTGGCGATGGGACCGATGGTGGCATTGGCCGAAGAGGCAGCGGATCGCCTTGCCGAGGAAGGCGTCGATCCCATGATCATCAACGCGCGATTTGTGAAACCGTTAGACGGGGATTTCCTCCTTCGCCTGGCCGGGGAGGGGTGGGCACTGGTGACGGTGGAGGAGACGGCCCTCGCCGGGGGGCTGGGCTCTGCGGTGCTGGAATGGCTGGCCGGCCACGGTCTCCACGGGGTCCCGGTGCGGTGTTTGGGGCTTCCCGACCAGTTTATCCCTCACGGCGGACGGGGGGAGTTGCTCCGGGCCGTGGGTTTGACGGCAGAGCGAGTTGCGGATGCGGTGAAAGATGTTCTTCGGGCTGGCAGGGTGCCCCGGGCGGCGGTTCATACCCTGGAAGGTTCGGACTTGCGCCTGGGCCAGGGCCGCCGTTAA